A window from Catalinimonas alkaloidigena encodes these proteins:
- a CDS encoding sugar phosphate isomerase/epimerase family protein, whose product MKNSLKTSAVLGMGSLILPACSDGSKSTDATATDSTTAPATAASNAMPASLAAIGLQLYTVREQMDQDTKGTLQKVADIGYKNMEIAAGSKGHYYGMKPAELASMMKDLGLTLRSGHVLAGGQTQQEAPLPASMLTLTNGTQQLVDMAAEAGQEYLVCAYMFPSEYNTLDGLKRTMETLSKAGEACQKAGVQFCYHNHDFEFSQQYDGKTMYEMMLEQLDPEQVKYELDLYWVSKSNQDPVAWFEKYPGRFPLWHVKDMDNTEKKFFTEVGNGTIDFKRIFENADKSGMKYYFVEQDQTPGNPLESIATSYQNLTQLLA is encoded by the coding sequence TTGAAAAACTCCCTCAAAACATCGGCCGTCCTGGGCATGGGGAGTTTAATCTTGCCGGCCTGTTCCGACGGCAGTAAATCCACCGACGCCACCGCCACCGATTCGACCACGGCCCCTGCCACTGCCGCGTCGAACGCCATGCCCGCTTCGCTGGCCGCCATTGGCTTGCAACTGTACACCGTCCGTGAGCAGATGGATCAGGATACCAAAGGCACCCTGCAAAAAGTCGCCGACATCGGCTACAAAAACATGGAGATCGCCGCCGGTAGCAAAGGTCACTATTACGGCATGAAGCCGGCCGAACTGGCGTCGATGATGAAAGACCTGGGCCTGACCCTCCGCAGCGGCCACGTGCTGGCGGGCGGACAAACGCAACAGGAAGCACCTCTTCCGGCCAGCATGCTGACCCTAACCAACGGCACCCAGCAACTGGTCGACATGGCCGCCGAAGCCGGGCAAGAGTACCTGGTGTGCGCCTACATGTTCCCGAGCGAGTACAACACGCTTGATGGCCTGAAGCGCACGATGGAGACGCTGAGCAAAGCCGGTGAGGCCTGCCAGAAGGCGGGTGTCCAGTTCTGTTACCACAACCACGACTTCGAATTCAGTCAGCAGTACGACGGCAAAACGATGTACGAGATGATGCTGGAACAACTGGACCCGGAGCAGGTCAAATACGAACTGGACCTCTACTGGGTGAGCAAAAGCAATCAGGACCCGGTGGCCTGGTTCGAGAAATACCCCGGTCGTTTCCCGCTCTGGCACGTGAAAGACATGGATAACACCGAAAAGAAATTCTTTACGGAAGTGGGCAACGGTACGATCGACTTCAAGCGGATCTTCGAAAACGCCGACAAGTCGGGCATGAAGTACTACTTCGTGGAGCAGGATCAGACGCCGGGCAATCCGCTGGAAAGCATCGCGACCAGCTACCAGAACCTGACGCAACTGCTGGCATAA
- a CDS encoding patatin-like phospholipase family protein, protein MNATQSHRVWGSPPAGDQGPRRALVLAGGGMRVAYQAGVLQALDEAGLCFHHADGTSGGTLNLAMLFSGLTPTAMADRWQTLPVRKFVSLLPLPEYLRGPNVPALGDADGIERHVLPHLGIDVAKIRAATGMVGTFNVCNYGRKTNEAIPHADVELPLLVAGVSLPMLMPAVTWRGASYVDAVWIKDANLMEAVKRGAEEIWLVWCIGNHPQYLDGPFNQYVHMIEMSANGVLFEEFDRIRDLNERIARGEPAYGQTRPIRLHVIRPAVPLPLDPDFYVNRIDAATLISLGYADAKTYLETRSEAGIAWTPEATAMQALRPGIAFRETMEGWFHLGSTEPHEGAARGKAAGTKLALHAAIYLHDLDAFVEDADHAGHLTGRVAVPGWGEALPGWRGKFNLFTPTNDPTHKRMVYELAFVHDGQPYYLAGHKDVRDDPGFDLLSDTTTLYITLHRGTDATGPVVGAGILKLSLGELTRLLRSLHAINGEHLGQSAALLARFGQFFAGALWEQYVA, encoded by the coding sequence ATGAACGCAACGCAATCGCATAGGGTGTGGGGCAGTCCTCCGGCTGGTGACCAGGGTCCGCGACGGGCCCTGGTGCTGGCGGGAGGGGGCATGCGCGTGGCCTATCAGGCAGGCGTATTGCAGGCCCTGGACGAAGCCGGACTTTGTTTTCATCACGCCGACGGCACCTCGGGTGGCACGCTCAACCTGGCGATGCTGTTTTCGGGGCTGACGCCCACCGCCATGGCCGACCGCTGGCAGACGCTCCCGGTGCGGAAGTTTGTCTCGCTGCTGCCGTTGCCGGAGTATTTGCGCGGACCGAACGTCCCGGCCCTGGGCGATGCCGACGGAATCGAACGGCACGTCTTGCCGCACCTGGGGATCGACGTCGCGAAAATCCGGGCGGCGACCGGCATGGTGGGCACGTTCAACGTCTGCAACTACGGCCGCAAGACCAACGAAGCCATTCCGCACGCCGACGTCGAATTGCCGCTGCTGGTGGCGGGCGTTTCGCTGCCGATGCTGATGCCCGCCGTGACGTGGCGCGGCGCGTCCTACGTGGATGCTGTCTGGATCAAAGACGCCAACCTGATGGAAGCGGTGAAACGCGGCGCGGAAGAGATCTGGCTGGTCTGGTGCATCGGCAACCATCCGCAGTACCTCGACGGGCCCTTCAACCAGTACGTGCACATGATCGAGATGAGCGCCAACGGCGTGTTGTTCGAAGAATTTGACCGCATCCGCGACCTGAACGAACGCATTGCGCGGGGCGAACCGGCCTACGGGCAAACCCGGCCGATCCGCCTGCACGTCATCCGACCCGCCGTTCCTCTGCCGCTCGATCCGGATTTCTACGTCAACCGCATCGACGCGGCCACGCTCATCAGCCTGGGTTATGCCGACGCAAAAACGTACCTGGAGACGCGCTCGGAAGCGGGCATTGCCTGGACGCCGGAAGCTACCGCCATGCAGGCGTTGCGACCGGGCATTGCGTTCCGGGAAACGATGGAAGGCTGGTTTCACCTGGGAAGCACCGAGCCGCACGAAGGGGCTGCGCGGGGCAAAGCCGCCGGGACGAAGCTGGCACTCCACGCCGCGATTTACCTCCACGATCTGGACGCTTTTGTGGAAGACGCCGACCACGCAGGCCACCTGACGGGGCGCGTCGCGGTGCCGGGGTGGGGCGAGGCCCTGCCGGGGTGGCGGGGCAAGTTCAACCTGTTTACGCCGACGAACGACCCGACGCACAAACGCATGGTGTACGAGCTGGCCTTCGTCCACGACGGACAACCGTACTACCTGGCCGGGCACAAAGACGTGCGCGACGACCCCGGCTTCGATCTCCTGTCCGACACCACGACGCTGTACATCACGCTGCACCGCGGAACCGACGCCACCGGGCCGGTCGTCGGGGCGGGCATCCTGAAACTGTCGCTGGGCGAACTCACGCGTTTGCTGCGTTCGCTCCACGCCATCAACGGCGAACACCTGGGGCAATCGGCCGCGTTGCTGGCGCGCTTCGGGCAATTTTTCGCCGGCGCCCTCTGGGAACAGTACGTGGCCTGA
- a CDS encoding acetoacetate decarboxylase family protein has product MPTTTRIQAYEGRYALVDGIPYHLPVYARNSPALMAGFPIDATRAAALLPGNELHPVTLWDGRGLLLVTVINYLITSIGRYIEFSIAIACTHGPRPAPPLLPGMLIKRFGTGQFILDLPVSTEVSVKGGKGIWGMPKHQANLAYHITDTEVISHYEKDGQFAVRIEIDKPKKIVVPVNVGATNYCQFRNMLMASNIYFRGRAGIGLLHRANARLYVGDHPNVAALKTLDIDPQALFTLFIPAANGVLDDYFQCWFLTYDTPPATMPEGLESVVDLGRSETWLAPPREEDYAHYQI; this is encoded by the coding sequence ATGCCAACTACCACCCGCATCCAGGCCTACGAAGGGCGCTACGCCCTGGTCGATGGCATTCCGTACCACCTGCCCGTTTACGCCCGCAATTCGCCCGCGCTGATGGCCGGTTTTCCAATCGACGCTACCCGCGCCGCCGCCCTGTTGCCTGGCAACGAGCTGCACCCTGTTACCCTGTGGGACGGACGTGGGTTACTGCTGGTGACGGTGATCAACTACCTGATTACCAGCATCGGGCGCTACATCGAATTCAGCATTGCTATCGCCTGCACGCACGGCCCGCGCCCCGCGCCGCCGCTGTTGCCGGGGATGCTGATCAAGCGGTTCGGAACGGGGCAGTTCATTCTCGATCTGCCCGTCAGTACCGAAGTGTCGGTCAAGGGCGGGAAGGGCATCTGGGGCATGCCCAAGCACCAGGCCAACCTGGCGTACCACATCACCGATACGGAAGTGATCAGCCACTACGAAAAAGACGGCCAGTTTGCGGTTCGCATCGAAATCGACAAGCCCAAAAAGATCGTGGTGCCGGTCAACGTGGGGGCCACCAACTACTGCCAGTTTCGGAACATGCTGATGGCTTCGAACATCTACTTCCGGGGGCGGGCGGGCATCGGACTGTTGCACCGCGCCAACGCCCGGCTGTACGTCGGCGATCATCCCAACGTGGCTGCCCTCAAAACGCTGGACATCGATCCGCAGGCGCTGTTCACCCTGTTCATTCCGGCGGCCAACGGCGTGCTCGACGATTACTTTCAATGCTGGTTCCTGACCTACGACACTCCCCCCGCCACGATGCCCGAGGGGCTGGAGAGCGTCGTGGACCTGGGACGGAGCGAAACGTGGCTGGCCCCGCCGCGCGAAGAAGACTATGCGCACTATCAAATCTGA
- a CDS encoding alpha/beta fold hydrolase, with protein sequence MMKALEVDAPFEKTRYKERRVPFRAGDGVRGQLTQLQGPQKPSRGPVMLVHGAGVRSNIFRPPVRQTLVDMLVAHGYDVWLEDWRASINLLPTPWTLDEAARYDHPAAVKKIVEETGWSEVKAIIHCQGSTSFTMSALAGLVPEVKTIVSNAVSLHPVVPHWSSFKINWAIPLVKQFSAYLNPQWGRHAPTPFAKAINGLVKLTHHECTNNVCRQVSFTYGSGTPALWRHENLNDATHTWLEDEFAAVPIRFYEQMRACLRAGHLVSLGDVEGLPHDFTTTPLQTDARFALFAGAHNRCFLPESQARTFHFLNRLRPDYHTFHLLPDYSHLDVFMGKHAWRDVFPLMLQELEK encoded by the coding sequence ATGATGAAAGCACTGGAGGTTGATGCCCCGTTCGAAAAAACGCGGTACAAAGAACGACGGGTGCCGTTTCGGGCGGGCGATGGGGTGCGGGGGCAACTGACGCAACTGCAGGGCCCGCAGAAGCCGAGTCGCGGCCCCGTGATGCTGGTCCACGGCGCGGGGGTGCGGAGTAACATTTTCCGGCCGCCGGTTCGCCAGACGCTGGTCGACATGCTGGTGGCGCACGGCTACGACGTGTGGCTGGAAGACTGGCGCGCCAGCATCAACCTCCTGCCCACGCCCTGGACGCTCGACGAAGCGGCCCGGTACGATCATCCCGCCGCCGTCAAAAAAATTGTGGAAGAGACCGGCTGGTCGGAGGTGAAGGCCATCATCCACTGCCAGGGCTCCACGTCGTTCACCATGTCGGCACTGGCGGGGTTGGTCCCGGAGGTCAAAACCATCGTGAGCAACGCCGTTTCGCTGCATCCGGTGGTGCCGCACTGGTCGTCGTTCAAAATCAACTGGGCCATTCCGCTGGTCAAGCAGTTTTCCGCGTACCTCAATCCGCAGTGGGGACGCCACGCGCCCACGCCGTTTGCCAAAGCCATCAACGGCCTGGTGAAACTCACCCACCACGAGTGCACCAACAACGTGTGCCGGCAGGTAAGCTTCACCTACGGCAGCGGCACGCCGGCCCTGTGGCGGCACGAGAACCTGAACGACGCAACCCACACGTGGCTGGAAGACGAGTTTGCGGCCGTGCCCATCCGGTTCTACGAACAGATGCGAGCGTGCCTCCGGGCCGGGCACCTGGTGTCGTTAGGTGACGTGGAAGGGCTGCCCCACGATTTTACAACCACGCCTTTGCAGACCGACGCGCGCTTTGCGCTGTTTGCCGGGGCGCATAACCGCTGTTTTCTGCCGGAGAGCCAGGCGCGCACGTTCCACTTCCTGAACCGCCTCCGACCCGACTACCATACGTTCCACCTACTGCCGGACTACAGCCACCTGGACGTGTTTATGGGCAAGCATGCCTGGCGAGACGTGTTCCCGCTCATGTTACAGGAACTGGAAAAATAG
- a CDS encoding GMC family oxidoreductase N-terminal domain-containing protein yields the protein MKRLASPLSALKPHYDVVVIGSGYGGSIAASRMARAGRQVCLLERGKEFLPGEFPDQQWEAATEMQLDLPDKHIGPRTGLYNFHVNPDINVLVGCGLGGTSLINANVSLKPERWVLEADEWPAALRHDQAQLDQGFARATEMLKPVPFPETLTTPAKLAALQAGAAGFGDNVFYRPPINVNFEDKVNHVGVHQEACPGCGDCVSGCNTGAKNTTAMTYLPDAKNFGAEIFTEVGVQWIEQVGDRWRVFYEHRSGRKRFNAPELFVSADLVVLAAGALGSTEILLRSRARGLHVSPRLGESFTGNGDFLGFAFNNDIAINGVGTGLKEVNDADRCGPCITGIIDLRKAPAQQVEGMVIEEGVIPSALAKFVPQALLAAADLTGKDTDRDFADNLKEWTRRLGSMVKGAYDGAVKNTMTYLVMTHDNAKGRMELEKDRLHIAWPGAGTQKIFEKVSENLRKVTQKLGGTYIKNPTWNKVMKHNLTTVHPLGGCAMGETVQTGVVNHKGQVFSGKGDTAVYEGLYVTCGAIVPRTLGVNPLLTISALAERICHYMAADRGWSISYDFPALGPEPEEETRPGIKFTERMNGFFSLYEKEDYARGERVGKEENSPFSFILTIESPDLEKMMEDPQHEAAMFGTVEAPALSPDPLIATEGTFNLFVADEEHQEGRYMRYRMQLTSEEGHTYFFEGHKVIRDDRGFDLWKDTTTLFVTLYEGADERAPVLGKGILHIDPDDFRRQMTTIKVLNTSKRLERLATQARFAKFFAANLIDVYA from the coding sequence ATGAAACGATTAGCGAGTCCGCTTAGCGCCCTCAAACCGCACTACGACGTCGTCGTGATCGGGTCCGGGTACGGGGGCAGCATTGCCGCCTCCCGCATGGCCCGCGCCGGACGGCAGGTTTGTCTGCTGGAACGCGGCAAGGAATTTCTGCCCGGCGAGTTTCCCGACCAACAGTGGGAAGCCGCCACCGAAATGCAACTCGACCTGCCCGACAAACACATTGGTCCGCGCACGGGCCTCTACAATTTCCACGTCAATCCCGACATCAACGTACTGGTCGGGTGCGGGCTGGGCGGCACCTCGCTGATCAACGCCAACGTATCGCTCAAACCCGAGCGCTGGGTGCTGGAGGCCGACGAGTGGCCCGCCGCGCTGCGCCACGACCAGGCCCAGCTGGACCAGGGGTTTGCGCGCGCCACCGAAATGCTCAAACCGGTGCCGTTTCCCGAAACGCTGACCACTCCCGCGAAACTGGCCGCCCTGCAGGCGGGTGCGGCGGGGTTCGGCGATAATGTGTTCTACCGGCCTCCCATCAACGTGAACTTCGAAGACAAGGTGAACCACGTGGGCGTACACCAGGAGGCGTGTCCGGGCTGTGGCGATTGTGTCAGTGGCTGCAACACCGGCGCGAAGAACACCACCGCCATGACGTACCTGCCCGATGCGAAAAACTTCGGGGCGGAGATTTTTACCGAGGTGGGCGTACAGTGGATCGAGCAGGTGGGCGACCGCTGGCGCGTATTTTACGAGCACCGCAGCGGCCGCAAACGCTTCAACGCACCCGAACTGTTCGTCAGTGCCGACTTGGTGGTGCTGGCGGCGGGCGCGCTGGGCAGCACCGAAATTCTGTTGCGGTCGCGGGCCAGGGGCTTGCACGTCTCCCCGAGACTGGGCGAAAGCTTTACCGGCAACGGCGATTTTCTGGGGTTCGCCTTCAACAACGACATCGCCATCAATGGCGTGGGCACCGGCCTGAAAGAGGTCAACGACGCGGACCGGTGTGGGCCCTGCATCACGGGCATCATCGACCTACGCAAAGCGCCCGCGCAGCAGGTAGAAGGCATGGTGATTGAAGAAGGAGTGATTCCCAGCGCGTTGGCCAAGTTCGTGCCGCAGGCGCTGCTGGCCGCCGCCGATCTCACCGGCAAGGACACCGACCGGGATTTTGCCGACAACCTGAAAGAGTGGACCCGCCGCCTCGGGTCGATGGTGAAAGGCGCCTACGACGGGGCTGTGAAAAACACGATGACCTATCTGGTGATGACCCACGACAACGCCAAAGGGCGGATGGAATTGGAGAAAGACCGGCTGCACATCGCCTGGCCGGGGGCCGGCACGCAAAAGATTTTCGAGAAAGTCAGCGAAAACCTGCGGAAGGTCACGCAAAAACTGGGCGGGACGTACATCAAGAACCCGACCTGGAACAAGGTGATGAAACACAACCTGACCACCGTCCACCCGCTGGGCGGCTGTGCGATGGGCGAAACGGTGCAGACGGGCGTGGTCAACCACAAAGGGCAGGTCTTTTCGGGCAAAGGCGACACGGCGGTGTACGAAGGGCTGTATGTGACCTGCGGCGCCATCGTGCCGCGTACGCTGGGCGTCAACCCGCTGTTGACCATCTCGGCCCTGGCCGAGCGCATCTGCCACTACATGGCGGCCGACCGGGGCTGGAGCATCTCCTACGATTTCCCCGCTCTAGGACCGGAGCCCGAAGAAGAAACCCGTCCCGGCATCAAGTTTACGGAGCGGATGAACGGCTTCTTTTCCCTCTACGAAAAAGAAGATTACGCCCGTGGCGAGCGGGTGGGCAAAGAAGAAAACTCACCGTTCTCGTTCATCCTGACCATCGAATCGCCCGACCTGGAGAAGATGATGGAAGATCCGCAGCACGAGGCCGCCATGTTCGGTACGGTCGAAGCGCCGGCTTTGTCGCCAGATCCGCTGATCGCGACCGAAGGTACGTTCAACCTGTTTGTGGCCGACGAGGAGCACCAGGAAGGGCGCTACATGCGCTACCGCATGCAACTGACGTCGGAAGAGGGCCATACGTACTTCTTCGAAGGGCACAAGGTGATCCGCGACGACCGGGGCTTCGACCTGTGGAAAGACACCACCACGCTGTTTGTCACCCTGTACGAAGGCGCGGACGAGCGCGCCCCGGTGCTGGGCAAAGGCATCCTGCACATCGACCCGGACGACTTCCGACGGCAGATGACCACCATCAAAGTACTGAATACCTCCAAACGGCTGGAGCGCCTGGCGACACAGGCGCGTTTTGCCAAGTTCTTTGCGGCGAACCTGATTGACGTCTATGCATGA
- a CDS encoding metallophosphoesterase: protein MDSAPYSPPPEDMPVSPPAEDPARLGFTRRRMTRWFDFRQLTRTGIQTVVSDLFGSYADRRELQACLSDPVTFQCKEAEQEELWIDYVSDLGDGFNPTYALAYLLGHETLTVGGHDTRRGDVLVMGGDQVYPTPQADAYNDRLVGPFRAARSYIPEGKAPKLYAIPGNHDWYDGLGAFLKQFCQQRWIGGWKTEQKRSYFAVKLAHGWWLWGIDIQLSADIDQPQLDYFRWVAREEAHRGDRVILCTSEPAWVYAQYKKSDRPLKNLEYFCRECIEHEAFGLRRVVTLTGDLHHYVSYTNEDQSEWMITAGGGGAFMHPTHHVPKRAVVADAHDKQATRAFTQRQCYPNASQSRGQAWKNLLFPVYNPSFAGLMAVVYLLFAWALRTESQLAILGLMLLVGAGIFAFADTSMKRAGGMQVMGALHGLAQASLMYIAARTISDELVRALEIEGLPLGPWAIALGVGVLGGGLSATLMGLYLLCCTLLLGSHETEAYSSFRGQDFKNFLRLHLTADGLTIYPVGIRRVPRRWTYQAHAAHGAPWYQPAEPLTPDLIEPPIHIPTSLVSKSHLHETISESA, encoded by the coding sequence ATGGATTCAGCTCCGTATTCTCCTCCGCCTGAGGACATGCCCGTTTCGCCGCCCGCAGAAGATCCCGCCCGGTTGGGATTTACCCGCCGGCGCATGACCCGCTGGTTCGATTTCCGGCAACTGACGCGCACCGGCATCCAGACCGTGGTGTCGGACCTGTTTGGCTCGTACGCCGACCGGCGCGAGTTGCAGGCGTGTTTGTCGGACCCCGTTACGTTTCAATGCAAAGAGGCCGAACAGGAAGAACTTTGGATCGACTACGTGTCGGACCTCGGCGACGGCTTCAATCCCACCTACGCCCTGGCGTACCTGTTGGGTCATGAGACCCTGACGGTGGGCGGCCACGACACCCGGCGGGGCGATGTGCTGGTGATGGGGGGCGATCAGGTGTATCCGACGCCGCAGGCCGATGCGTACAACGACCGGCTGGTGGGCCCCTTTCGGGCAGCCCGCTCCTACATCCCCGAAGGAAAAGCTCCGAAACTGTACGCCATTCCCGGCAACCACGACTGGTACGACGGCCTCGGGGCATTTCTGAAACAGTTCTGCCAGCAGCGGTGGATCGGCGGGTGGAAAACGGAACAAAAGCGCAGCTATTTTGCCGTGAAGCTGGCGCACGGCTGGTGGCTCTGGGGCATCGACATCCAACTGTCGGCCGATATCGACCAGCCGCAACTCGACTATTTTCGGTGGGTGGCCCGGGAAGAAGCGCACCGTGGCGACCGGGTGATCCTCTGTACTTCCGAACCCGCCTGGGTTTATGCACAATACAAGAAAAGCGACCGCCCCCTCAAAAACCTGGAATACTTCTGCCGGGAGTGCATCGAGCACGAGGCGTTCGGCCTGCGCCGGGTGGTAACCCTGACGGGCGACCTGCACCATTACGTCAGCTACACGAACGAAGACCAGTCGGAATGGATGATTACGGCCGGAGGCGGCGGCGCATTTATGCACCCCACGCACCATGTGCCGAAACGGGCCGTAGTGGCCGATGCGCACGATAAACAGGCCACGCGTGCGTTCACACAGCGTCAGTGCTACCCAAATGCGTCGCAAAGCCGAGGGCAAGCCTGGAAAAACCTGTTGTTTCCCGTCTACAATCCGTCGTTCGCGGGGCTGATGGCCGTGGTCTATCTGCTGTTTGCCTGGGCCCTACGGACAGAAAGCCAACTCGCCATTCTGGGACTGATGCTTCTGGTCGGGGCGGGCATCTTCGCCTTTGCCGACACCAGCATGAAGCGTGCCGGCGGCATGCAGGTGATGGGCGCGCTGCACGGCCTGGCGCAGGCGAGTCTGATGTACATCGCCGCCCGTACCATCTCGGACGAATTGGTCCGCGCCCTTGAAATTGAAGGGCTTCCGCTGGGCCCGTGGGCCATTGCCCTGGGCGTGGGCGTGTTGGGAGGCGGCCTCAGCGCCACGCTGATGGGGCTCTACCTGTTGTGCTGCACGCTGCTGTTGGGCTCCCACGAAACCGAAGCGTATTCCTCGTTTCGCGGGCAGGACTTCAAGAACTTCCTGCGATTGCACCTGACGGCCGATGGCCTGACGATCTACCCCGTGGGCATTCGGCGGGTACCGCGTCGCTGGACGTATCAGGCCCATGCTGCCCACGGCGCGCCCTGGTACCAACCGGCGGAGCCCCTGACGCCGGACCTCATCGAGCCGCCGATCCACATTCCCACCTCCCTAGTGTCTAAATCCCACCTCCATGAAACGATTAGCGAGTCCGCTTAG
- a CDS encoding sugar phosphate isomerase/epimerase family protein, translated as MHLSRRSFLKTSALAAAGATLLPPKLLAARKPKELVGVQLYSIRDAMKADPLATLTKLADMGYQHVEHANYIDRKFYGYAPKEFKKVLDDLGLKMPSGHTVMRGEHWDAAKKDFTDAWKYTVEDAAVLGQEYVISPWLDESLRKSYDGLLQFMEVFNKSGELCKKSGMKFGYHNHDFEFSESLNGQTLYDLILTHTDPKLVIQQLDIGNMIGGGGDPQAILSKYPDRFPSMHVKDEIASQEEHSGYESTILGKGIVGTKEIAAMGKKMGGTKHFIIEQESYQGMDPLDSVKEDLMIMKKWGYVS; from the coding sequence ATGCACCTTTCTCGCAGATCTTTTCTCAAAACCAGCGCGCTTGCCGCGGCCGGGGCCACCCTCCTGCCGCCGAAGCTGCTGGCCGCCCGCAAACCCAAAGAACTGGTGGGCGTACAGCTCTACTCGATTCGCGACGCCATGAAGGCCGACCCGCTCGCCACGCTCACCAAGCTGGCCGACATGGGCTACCAGCACGTAGAACACGCCAACTACATCGACCGGAAATTTTACGGCTACGCGCCGAAAGAATTTAAAAAGGTGCTGGACGATTTGGGCCTGAAAATGCCCAGTGGCCACACGGTGATGCGCGGCGAGCACTGGGATGCCGCGAAAAAAGACTTCACCGACGCCTGGAAATACACCGTGGAAGACGCCGCCGTCCTGGGGCAGGAGTACGTGATCAGCCCCTGGCTCGACGAGTCGCTCCGGAAGTCGTACGACGGCCTGTTGCAGTTTATGGAGGTGTTCAACAAAAGCGGTGAACTGTGTAAAAAGTCGGGCATGAAATTCGGCTACCACAACCACGACTTCGAGTTTAGTGAGTCGCTCAACGGCCAGACGCTCTACGACCTCATCCTGACACATACCGATCCGAAGCTGGTCATCCAACAGCTGGACATCGGCAACATGATCGGCGGCGGGGGCGACCCGCAGGCCATCCTGAGCAAATACCCAGACCGTTTCCCGTCCATGCACGTGAAAGACGAGATCGCCAGCCAGGAAGAGCACAGCGGTTACGAAAGCACCATCCTAGGCAAGGGCATTGTCGGCACGAAAGAGATCGCCGCGATGGGCAAAAAGATGGGCGGCACGAAGCACTTCATCATCGAACAAGAATCGTACCAGGGCATGGACCCTCTGGATAGTGTGAAGGAAGACCTGATGATCATGAAAAAGTGGGGCTACGTCAGCTAG
- a CDS encoding nucleoside hydrolase-like domain-containing protein encodes MLICIPLVRHRWIGFVAAGAMLLCLTQCTTPAPDQTTDTAKPRILISTDIGGTDPDDFQSMIHFLMYADRFQTEGLLSSPYGPGRKEAILAMIDLYAQDLPRLQAHADGFPAPDSLRSVTKQGAVDAAPYPGWSVPTEGSEWIVRCARKTSDQPLWVLVWGGLEDLAQAVHDAPDIKEHIRVYWIGGPNKKWSVNSYAYLAEHHPDLWFIEANATYRGWFMDEGAPTELSNDGYYDHAIRARGHLGRNFKQHYGGSVKMGDTPSLAYVMHGDPHDPTGESWGGSFTPITHSARRIFDRPSTERDTVPVYATLEWRFPGPDLPVPPDSACFTLEVNQQTWPGYALGGGQYAVRYSSKQEETSTYRISSNLPGFPTQTGAYVSQNPWPGAVHAQDYPLGNQWYSDRTEPEAFMAKQQGARTVAQWRTEFLEDWATRWQWLADAPEE; translated from the coding sequence ATGCTCATTTGCATTCCGCTCGTTAGGCACCGCTGGATCGGATTTGTGGCCGCCGGTGCGATGCTGTTGTGCCTGACGCAGTGCACCACGCCCGCGCCAGACCAGACCACGGACACGGCCAAGCCCCGTATCCTGATCAGCACCGACATCGGGGGCACCGATCCGGACGATTTCCAGTCGATGATCCATTTCCTGATGTACGCCGACCGTTTTCAGACCGAAGGGCTGTTGTCGTCGCCGTACGGTCCTGGCCGGAAGGAGGCCATTCTGGCGATGATCGACCTCTACGCACAGGACCTGCCGCGCCTGCAAGCGCACGCGGACGGTTTCCCCGCGCCGGACTCGCTGCGGAGCGTTACGAAACAGGGCGCGGTCGACGCCGCTCCCTACCCGGGCTGGTCGGTGCCTACGGAAGGTTCCGAGTGGATTGTGCGCTGTGCGCGGAAAACGAGCGACCAACCGTTGTGGGTGCTGGTTTGGGGCGGGCTGGAAGATCTGGCGCAGGCCGTGCACGACGCCCCCGACATCAAAGAGCACATCCGCGTCTACTGGATCGGCGGGCCCAACAAAAAATGGAGCGTCAACAGTTACGCCTACCTGGCCGAGCATCATCCCGACCTGTGGTTCATCGAGGCCAACGCCACGTACCGAGGCTGGTTCATGGACGAGGGCGCGCCGACAGAATTGAGCAACGACGGGTACTACGACCACGCGATCCGGGCGCGGGGCCACCTGGGTCGCAATTTCAAACAACATTACGGCGGGTCGGTTAAAATGGGCGATACCCCTTCGCTGGCCTACGTCATGCACGGCGATCCCCACGACCCGACCGGCGAAAGCTGGGGCGGCAGTTTTACACCCATCACCCACAGCGCCCGGCGCATCTTCGACCGCCCGTCGACCGAGCGGGACACTGTGCCGGTCTACGCCACGCTGGAATGGCGCTTCCCGGGTCCCGACCTGCCCGTGCCGCCCGATTCCGCTTGTTTTACGCTGGAAGTGAACCAGCAGACCTGGCCGGGCTATGCCCTCGGTGGTGGGCAATACGCCGTGCGCTATTCGTCCAAGCAGGAGGAAACCAGTACGTATCGGATCAGCAGCAACCTGCCCGGCTTCCCCACACAAACGGGCGCGTACGTCAGCCAAAACCCGTGGCCCGGCGCGGTGCACGCGCAGGACTATCCCCTCGGAAACCAGTGGTACAGCGACCGAACCGAACCTGAAGCGTTCATGGCGAAGCAGCAGGGGGCTCGGACCGTAGCCCAATGGCGAACCGAATTTCTGGAGGATTGGGCCACACGGTGGCAGTGGCTGGCCGACGCACCGGAGGAGTAG